CCTACTTCATCCAAAAATATGGTACCACCATTGGCTACCTCAAAATACCCTTCGCGGGTAGCTGTTGCACCTGTAAATGCACCTTTTTCGTGCCCAAACAATTCGCTATCAATAGTCCCTTCGGGTATTGCCCCACAGTTTACGGCAATATATTTACCGTGTTTACGGTGGGATAATGCGTGTATGATTTTTGGAATACTCTCCTTACCTACACCGCTTTCACCTGTAACCAAAACCGAAATATCAGTAGGAGCTACCTGTATGGCTTTTTCAATAGCACGATTTAGTTTAGGATCGTTACCTATAATCTCAAAACGCTGTTTTATGGCTTGTATGTTTTCCATATTATTGTATTGCCTCGAATTGCACGGATTGCACAAATTCTTGTAATATTCGTTTAAAATTTATCGTATAATTCTTTTGTGTTGCAGCGATTTCCCATTAAAATTAACTATAATGCCAATTCTTCCGTATGCTAAGCGTATATAGTTTAATGTTTGTGCTATATGTGCATTAACAATATCAGTGACCGATTTTACTTCTAAAATTATATCATCATACACAACAAAATCAGCATAAAATTTATGCGGCAAAACAATGTCTTTATATTGAATTAAATATTCTTTTTCTCTTTCAAATGGGATATTGTTTTTTCTAAATTCATACTCTAAAGCATCTTTATATACTACTTCCAATAATCCACCACCCAATTCTCTATGTACTTCCATACAAATCCCTACTATTTTATAATATTCCTCTTTCTGAATTAATTCCATTTATTGTTGAATAATAATTAGTAGAATCTGTGTAATTTGTGGCATATAATGTATCAGTTCATATTGCTATACCCAACAGCTTCACCAATTAGTGTTGCCGAAGTACAATCGGTAACTTTTACATTCACAAAGTCACCTTTTTTATATTCCTCTTTGGGGAATACTACTGTTGTGTTTTCAGAGTTTCGTCCGCTCCAATGTTTATCCGATTTTTTAGACTCTTTCTCAATTAATACCTCTACAACCTCTCCTACAAAACGTTGTGTCCTGAAAAAGCTGTGCTTCTGTTGTAAATCCACCACTTCTTGTAACCTACGTTTTTTAACCTGCTCTGGTACATCATCTTCCATTTTTCGTCCCGCCATAGTACCAGGTCGTTCCGAGTAGGCAAACATATATCCAAAATCGTATTTTACGTATTCCATTAACGAGAGTGTATCCTGATGGTCTTCTTCCGTTTCAGTCGGGAATCCAGTAATCATGTCTTGTGATATGGCACATCCTGGTATAATAGCGCGTACCTTATCAATAAGTTCCATATACTCCTCACGTGTATGTTGGCGGTTCATCTCCTTTAATATACGTGTACTACCACTTTGTACGGGTAGGTGTATGTAGTTACACACATTATGGTGCTTTGCAATAACGTGCAATACACTTTCGTGCATATCCTGCGGGTTGGATGTCGAGAATCTGAAACGCATTTTAGGGAATGCTTCGGCAGTCATGTTTAGTAGCTGTGCAAAATCTACGGCAGTAGCTTTTTGCATTTCGCTAGCCTTATCAAAATCTTTTTTAAGCCCACCACCATACCACAGGTAGCTATCTACGTTCTGCCCTAGTAAGGTAACCTCTTTATAATTATTCTCGTTTAGTTCGGCAATTTCTTGTAATATACTTTGAGGGTCGCGGCTACGCTCACGCCCACGTGTAAAAGGTACTACACAGAACGTACACATATTATCGCACCCTCTGGTAATCGATACAAAAGCAGTAACACCATTACTGTTGAGGCGAACAGGAGCAATATCGCCATACGTTTCCTCTTTAGACAGAATTACGTTTATAGCATCGCGCCCTTCGTTAACCTCTTCCAATAAGTTAGGTAAATCTTTGTACGCGTCGGGCCCTACTACAAGGTCTACAATTTTTTCTTCTTCTAAAAATTTGCTTTTAAGTCGTTCTGCCATACAACCTAAAACACCCACCTTCATAGTTGGGTTTATCTTTTTAACAGCATTGTACTTTTCGAGTCTTTTTCTAACAGTTTGCTCTGCCTTGTCACGTATGGAGCACGTATTTACCAAAACCAAGTCAGCTTCTTCAAGC
The Flavobacterium litorale genome window above contains:
- the miaB gene encoding tRNA (N6-isopentenyl adenosine(37)-C2)-methylthiotransferase MiaB; this encodes MEKIIEEKKQGQSLVLEQKEGNTKKLFIESYGCQMNFSDSEIVASILAEQGFNTTQQLEEADLVLVNTCSIRDKAEQTVRKRLEKYNAVKKINPTMKVGVLGCMAERLKSKFLEEEKIVDLVVGPDAYKDLPNLLEEVNEGRDAINVILSKEETYGDIAPVRLNSNGVTAFVSITRGCDNMCTFCVVPFTRGRERSRDPQSILQEIAELNENNYKEVTLLGQNVDSYLWYGGGLKKDFDKASEMQKATAVDFAQLLNMTAEAFPKMRFRFSTSNPQDMHESVLHVIAKHHNVCNYIHLPVQSGSTRILKEMNRQHTREEYMELIDKVRAIIPGCAISQDMITGFPTETEEDHQDTLSLMEYVKYDFGYMFAYSERPGTMAGRKMEDDVPEQVKKRRLQEVVDLQQKHSFFRTQRFVGEVVEVLIEKESKKSDKHWSGRNSENTTVVFPKEEYKKGDFVNVKVTDCTSATLIGEAVGYSNMN
- a CDS encoding GxxExxY protein, giving the protein MELIQKEEYYKIVGICMEVHRELGGGLLEVVYKDALEYEFRKNNIPFEREKEYLIQYKDIVLPHKFYADFVVYDDIILEVKSVTDIVNAHIAQTLNYIRLAYGRIGIIVNFNGKSLQHKRIIR